The Gemmatimonadota bacterium DNA window TCGTCCCAGACCAGTTCCACGTCGCAGTATCCGTGGGTGTTGAGCTCGTAGCGGGCTACCAGGCCGTCGATGCCCTGCAGCTGGTCCGCCAGCCAACGGGCCTTCGCGTTCCAGGCCGCGATCTCCTCCTCCTCGTCGAGGGCCACGTACCGTTCCAGCGCGGCGACCAGGCCGACGATCTCCTCCTTGCCGACCTTCAGTCCCCGTCCGATGCCGTTGTTCGGCGCGTTCTGCATCCGGGCGGCCTCGATCAGGTCGGCGCGGCCCGCGAGGATCCCCGTCGAGTTCGGTCCGCGAATCCCCTTGCCGCCGCTGACCACGACCAGGTCGGCACCGGCTTCCAGGTACTTGGTCAGGTTCTCCTTCGGCGGCAGGTTGGACGCCAGGTCGATCATCACCGGCACGCCCCTGCGCCGGCCGATCTCGATGATTTCAAGGGGCATGAGGGTCTCGGGGTCGTGTTCCTGCCGGTGGCGCACGGGAAAGGGCGGGACACCCCGGGTCTGGTGCTCGATATAGGCCAGGCCGACGAGCAGCGCCGTCCGGTCCGTGATGGCCGCCTCGTATTCCGCGCGGGTGCCGGCCTCCACCAGCTTCATGCCCGCGAAGCCGAACACGTTGTCGTAGAAGAAGCGATGGGCCGTCTGGAACAGGCACTCCACCTTCGGCCAGGTCGGATCGGGCAGGAGCCCCATCCGTTCCTCGTCGGACCCGGTCAACACGCCTGCCGCGCCTACCAGCATCGCCGCGAAGGCGCCGGACGAGACCAGGGCGGCCTCCGCCCCCATGATCTCGGCGATGCGCCGTCCCGCCGCTTCGTGCAGCTCCGCCATGTCCACGAAGTATCGGTTGGCCTCGGCCATGGCCTCCATCACCTCGGCCGGCATGCGCGAGCCGCCCATACTCGAGAGGTGCTCGTGGGCGCCGACGTGGGGCCGTACGCCCAGCAGCCGGGTGTAGACGTTGTCCTTCAGATCGGCCGCCAGGGCCTCCGGGTCGCCGCCCATGCCCGCCGGGGAACCTCCAGCGCCGCCCATACCGCCCGAACTGCCGGCTTCGTCCGTGCCGCCCGCGCCACCCGTGCCACCGGAGCCGCCCGCGCCACCACCTCCCGATGATCCATCCATCTCGCCCGCACCGCTGCAACCGGACGCCGCGACGCCCGCCGCACCGGCCGCGCCGGCCACGCCGGCCAGGGCACTCACCCTGATGAAGGTGCGCCTGTCCAGCCGGTTCAGCCGGTCCAGCCGGTCCAGACCGTCCAGCTCGTCCAGTTCGTTTTCCGCTGCCGCCGAATCAGGCTCATTCACACGCTTGTCTTCCCGGATGTCCTCGTCCATGTGTCCACGCTCCCTACGACCGTTTCTTCGCGGCCATCAGGTTCTCCGTCCGGCTTGCCGCCTGTGCCTCGATCTCCTTGCGCGTCCATCGCTTCCCCTTGTTCATGCCCCCACACGTCTCCGCTTCCCGTTCCCACCGGCGTTTCGACTTCAGGATGTCCTGCCAGAAGGGATAGCTGCTGCACTGGGACGGCCGCACCGGATAGATGGAACACCCCTGGTCGTAGAATACGCAGGGACCGTCATCCGGAGAGACCAGGGAGACGTAGCCGTCGATCTCTTCCGTGTACTTTTCCAGGAAGGTTTCGAACGGCAGGTCCAGGTACTCGGCGATGCGCCGGAATTCCTTCTCGCTGCCGTAGATGAATCCACCCGGGAAGGTGCAGCAGTGGCCGCACCCGTGGCAGGAGAACTGCAATCCGTCGTGCCAGAACTTGCCTTTAGCCATGGCTATTGATCGTTATTGAAAGAGATTCCTTGTTCCTTCGCCAAATTAAAAAACGTTGATAAGAGTTCGAGCAGTTCCAATTCGCCGAGCCCGGGCATAGGATCGTGTATGGCTTAGCCAGACAGCAGCCTGTATCCAGTGCTGTGCATAAGGCATTAGTCGGCGCATTGGCGATTCACTCGTATCACCAAGTTAAATATCGCTCTGTCGATCACCACAGCCGGTGTGGCAGAACTCCCCGACCTTTCAGCCGAATCCCCTATTCTCCCACCGTGGCGATCACCTCGACTTCGCACCGCGCGCCGAAGGCCAGGCCGCTGCCGGCGAAGGCGCTGCGGGCCGGCTTGTCGCCTGGGAAGTACGTGACGTACACCTCGTTGAAGGCGGGCCATTCGGCGATGTCCGCCAGCATGACCGTGGCCTTGATCACCCGGTCCATGGAGGATCCGTTGGCTTCCAGGACCGTCCTGATGTTCTCCATGGTCTGGCGGGCCTCGCCCTGGATGCCCCCCGGCGCCAGGTCCGTCGTGCCTGGAATGTTTCCGATCTGCCCGGAGAGGAACAGCAAATGCCCTACACGCACGGCGTCCGAGAAGGGCAGGTTCATGCTCGCCGTGGTCTCCGAGGTGAGATAGACCGCCTCGGGTGAGGGTGAAGCCGGTTCCGACGACATTTCCGTAGCTTCTGTGGTCGCCGGCAGTTCCGACCCCTCCGGCGCCGCGGACATCGTGGGCGTCTGCGCGGCTTGTTGAGCATCCGTCGATGCGTCCTGAGCCTGTTCCGCGCAGCCCGCGGTCGACAGCAACACAAATCCGGCAAGCAGCAGCGGCATAACGCCAATTAACCGCGGCGAATCGGAAAGTAGCAGCGGTGCGAAGGTCTTCGCCAACCACATGAATGAATCGACAGGACGTAGCGTTCCGGTCATGTTTCGCTCCAGAGTTCAGAGGTGTCTGTTGCTGTGCGTCAACGTGGTTATATACTTGTAAAGGTAAACCTGAAACTAACAATTTGAAGTTGACCCGGTCAAGCATACATGTTATCTCTTGTGTTGCACAGGAGACACACAATGATCCGAGAGGCGTACTCGATCCGTCCGTGTCGTCGTCGATGGATCACCGCACTGCTTGTCGCCGCACTGTCCCTTGCGGGCGCCGATACGGCAGCGGCGCAGGCCGGCCAGCGCATCTTCCGCTCGATCCCTGCGCCGGGCGACACGACGCACGTAGCCGTACCGGGCGGGCGGTTCGAGAAGGGCGGTTTCGGCCGGTGGTTCTATGGCAGCGACTACCGCCAGCTCTGGACGACGCCGCTCGATCTGCCGGTCCTTGATCTGGATACCGTGGGCGGCGGGCTGTCGCCCATGCGACCCGGCGGCGCCGGCCAGTCCATTTCGCTCCATTTCATGGGCGAGGACGGCCGCCGCTACACGGTGCGCTCCATCGACAAGGACCCATCCAAGCGGTTGTTGGAGGAACTCAAGGA harbors:
- a CDS encoding YkgJ family cysteine cluster protein, which translates into the protein MAKGKFWHDGLQFSCHGCGHCCTFPGGFIYGSEKEFRRIAEYLDLPFETFLEKYTEEIDGYVSLVSPDDGPCVFYDQGCSIYPVRPSQCSSYPFWQDILKSKRRWEREAETCGGMNKGKRWTRKEIEAQAASRTENLMAAKKRS
- a CDS encoding RidA family protein, with amino-acid sequence MSSEPASPSPEAVYLTSETTASMNLPFSDAVRVGHLLFLSGQIGNIPGTTDLAPGGIQGEARQTMENIRTVLEANGSSMDRVIKATVMLADIAEWPAFNEVYVTYFPGDKPARSAFAGSGLAFGARCEVEVIATVGE